The Nitrososphaerota archaeon genome has a segment encoding these proteins:
- a CDS encoding citrate synthase (catalyzes the formation of citrate from acetyl-CoA and oxaloacetate), whose product MTKEVDREYPGYSPGLEGIIAGTTAICYLNDDTGELLYRGYSVSDLVNASYEEAAYLLIYGKLPNSKEFASFSSALVKSRKLPDDVSRIIQRLPSNVHPMDVLRTVVSLLGLFDSTLQDSSNDANVNRAVRLVAQMPVLLTEFNAHVHGLKNVKPESSMTHAESFFYMLLGKKPDPKLAKIFNVSMVLYAEHELNASTFSARVTASTLTDIYSAVSSAIGTLKGPLHGGANEGVAKMLIDIDDVSRAESWVDAALARKERIMGFGHRIHRKTEDPRSVTIKRYAKELGEYLGETKWYDICFALEKKMGREKKLYPNLDLYSAVIYMLMGIPIELYTPIFVCSRVAGWCAHIIEQQENNRLIRPRSIYTGAKGLRYVPMEERI is encoded by the coding sequence GTGACTAAAGAAGTAGATCGTGAATACCCTGGTTACAGTCCTGGCCTTGAGGGTATAATAGCCGGAACGACGGCTATCTGTTATCTTAACGATGATACTGGTGAACTGCTTTACAGAGGCTATTCTGTTTCTGATCTGGTCAATGCAAGTTACGAAGAAGCGGCTTATCTTCTAATCTATGGTAAATTACCTAATTCAAAAGAGTTTGCGAGCTTCTCTTCAGCCCTTGTAAAGAGCAGAAAACTGCCTGACGATGTTTCTCGAATAATTCAACGATTACCCTCAAATGTGCACCCTATGGATGTCTTAAGGACGGTGGTTTCCTTGCTCGGCCTTTTCGATTCTACTCTGCAGGATTCATCAAACGATGCAAATGTGAATAGGGCAGTTCGACTCGTAGCACAGATGCCGGTACTCCTTACGGAATTCAATGCGCATGTTCATGGTCTTAAGAACGTAAAGCCCGAGAGCTCTATGACACATGCAGAGAGTTTCTTTTACATGCTTTTAGGAAAAAAGCCTGATCCGAAGTTGGCCAAGATATTCAATGTCTCCATGGTTCTTTATGCAGAGCACGAGCTCAACGCATCTACATTTTCTGCAAGGGTCACTGCCTCTACCCTTACAGATATTTATTCTGCGGTAAGCTCGGCGATAGGGACTCTCAAAGGCCCTCTCCATGGAGGAGCCAATGAAGGAGTAGCAAAGATGCTCATCGACATCGATGATGTTAGCAGGGCAGAATCGTGGGTCGATGCGGCTCTAGCAAGGAAAGAACGTATAATGGGTTTTGGGCATAGAATTCATAGAAAGACTGAAGATCCTCGTTCTGTTACCATTAAGAGATACGCAAAGGAGCTGGGTGAGTATCTTGGAGAAACCAAGTGGTATGACATTTGCTTTGCACTAGAAAAGAAGATGGGTAGGGAAAAGAAACTCTACCCAAATCTTGATCTATATAGCGCTGTAATTTACATGTTGATGGGCATTCCCATAGAGCTCTATACGCCAATATTTGTCTGTAGCCGCGTTGCTGGTTGGTGCGCTCATATCATTGAGCAACAGGAAAATAATCGTTTGATCAGGCCCCGTTCAATATACACAGGAGCAAAAGGCCTAAGGTATGTCCCTATGGAAGAGAGAATATAG
- the prpB gene encoding methylisocitrate lyase, whose product MSKELNKASVLRRLIKDHAVVVPGVFNAITAKIAERVGFEGVYISGAGLANARGLPDLGLLSMSEVLDHASAIANSVNIPAIADIDTGFGEVLNLMRAVQEFERAGIVAVQIEDQIMPKRCGHLEGKELVSSEDMVQKIKGAIQARQNPDFVIIARTDARAVEGLNGAIKRAQTYAKAGADVIFPEALESKVEFSKFAKIVRVPLMANMTEFGKTPYISVREFESMGYNIVIFPMTVFRTMTKAVEDTLRKLKKNGTQKQMISKMHTRKQIYNLVNYDEYEKIDRRFRRVSD is encoded by the coding sequence ATGTCAAAGGAGCTGAATAAAGCCTCAGTGTTAAGGAGACTGATCAAGGATCATGCCGTAGTCGTACCTGGTGTCTTCAATGCAATCACTGCAAAGATTGCGGAAAGGGTGGGTTTTGAAGGTGTGTACATCTCTGGGGCCGGTTTGGCAAATGCTAGAGGGCTACCAGATTTAGGTCTTCTTAGCATGTCAGAAGTTTTAGATCATGCTTCAGCGATAGCTAACAGCGTCAATATACCTGCGATAGCAGATATCGATACTGGTTTTGGTGAAGTTCTGAATTTAATGAGAGCTGTGCAGGAGTTTGAGAGAGCAGGTATTGTTGCCGTGCAGATAGAGGATCAGATCATGCCTAAAAGATGTGGTCATCTTGAAGGAAAGGAATTGGTTTCAAGTGAAGACATGGTTCAAAAGATAAAAGGTGCTATTCAGGCAAGGCAGAACCCAGATTTTGTCATTATCGCTAGGACGGATGCGCGAGCTGTTGAAGGTTTGAACGGTGCCATAAAAAGGGCTCAAACATACGCTAAAGCTGGAGCAGATGTGATATTTCCTGAAGCGCTAGAATCAAAGGTAGAGTTCAGCAAGTTTGCGAAGATTGTTAGAGTTCCCTTGATGGCGAACATGACCGAATTTGGTAAGACTCCCTATATCTCAGTAAGAGAATTTGAGTCGATGGGGTACAACATAGTGATATTTCCAATGACGGTATTCAGAACAATGACAAAGGCCGTTGAGGATACATTGAGGAAATTGAAGAAAAATGGTACTCAAAAGCAGATGATCTCCAAGATGCATACACGAAAACAGATTTACAATTTGGTCAACTATGACGAATATGAAAAAATAGATCGGAGGTTTAGGCGCGTCAGTGACTAA
- a CDS encoding MmgE/PrpD family protein, with amino-acid sequence MTIAEYLSDYAHSLQFSDLPKDVIHETKRRVIDSLGCAIGAFDAEPCRIARKVVPSIQNGATIIGTSKKTLPDLAAFANGSMIRYLDCNDTYLSKEPAHPSDNIAAALAVAETENASGKDLITAIVLAYEIQCRLCDAASLRSRGWDHVTYGAFSTSLCSAKLMKLSEKSMKYALGLAGVANIALRQTRVGELSMWKGCAFANTARNGVFAALLAREGMTGPAPIFEGEKGFMKLVSGQFRLYRFGGDNAPFKILETYIKHFPVEYHAQSAVEAALELRRELQKKEGKNFISSIKSIEIQSFDAAIEIIGSGSERWDPRTRETADHSLPYCVAVALMDGTITVNSFSLERIRDKKLYGLLQKVVVVEDKEFTKTYPQKISNRLIVQTYIRRYAKQVDYPKGHPKNYMSDKELEEKFRSLTSRRLSKVKAEKILHSLWNLEKKYIGDIMSMVKVN; translated from the coding sequence ATGACAATTGCAGAGTATTTGAGTGATTATGCGCATAGTTTGCAGTTTAGCGATCTTCCTAAAGACGTTATCCATGAAACCAAAAGAAGGGTAATAGACAGTTTAGGTTGTGCAATTGGAGCTTTCGATGCTGAGCCGTGTAGGATTGCAAGAAAAGTTGTTCCTTCAATCCAAAATGGCGCTACGATAATTGGAACCTCCAAAAAGACGCTTCCAGATTTGGCTGCGTTTGCCAATGGGTCGATGATAAGGTATCTTGATTGTAATGATACCTATCTCTCAAAAGAACCTGCTCATCCTAGCGACAATATTGCTGCTGCACTTGCTGTTGCTGAAACTGAAAACGCTTCTGGGAAAGATCTGATAACTGCCATTGTGTTGGCATATGAAATTCAGTGCAGATTATGTGATGCGGCATCTCTTAGATCAAGAGGCTGGGATCATGTTACTTACGGGGCGTTCTCAACATCACTATGCTCTGCAAAATTGATGAAGTTATCAGAGAAATCTATGAAGTATGCGCTCGGCCTTGCAGGTGTTGCAAATATTGCATTAAGGCAGACGAGGGTTGGGGAGCTCTCCATGTGGAAGGGGTGTGCATTTGCTAACACTGCTAGAAATGGAGTTTTTGCCGCCCTGCTCGCTAGGGAGGGGATGACGGGGCCTGCTCCGATCTTTGAAGGTGAAAAAGGTTTCATGAAGCTGGTATCAGGGCAGTTTAGATTGTACAGGTTCGGAGGCGATAATGCTCCATTTAAGATTCTTGAAACCTACATAAAGCACTTCCCGGTCGAATATCATGCGCAAAGTGCGGTTGAAGCTGCACTTGAATTGAGGAGAGAGTTGCAGAAAAAGGAAGGTAAGAACTTCATAAGTTCAATAAAATCGATAGAAATTCAGAGTTTTGATGCTGCTATTGAAATTATTGGAAGCGGAAGCGAAAGATGGGACCCACGCACAAGAGAAACTGCAGATCATAGCCTCCCTTACTGTGTTGCTGTAGCCCTTATGGATGGTACCATAACGGTGAATTCTTTTTCACTTGAACGCATAAGGGACAAGAAGCTGTATGGTTTGCTGCAAAAAGTTGTTGTCGTTGAGGATAAAGAGTTCACGAAAACCTATCCGCAAAAGATCTCTAACCGCCTAATAGTTCAAACCTATATTCGAAGATATGCTAAGCAGGTGGATTATCCGAAAGGACACCCCAAGAACTATATGAGTGATAAAGAGCTTGAGGAGAAGTTCAGGAGTCTGACATCAAGGAGATTGAGCAAAGTGAAAGCTGAGAAGATTCTACACTCTTTATGGAATCTGGAAAAAAAGTACATAGGAGATATTATGTCCATGGTTAAGGTGAACTGA
- a CDS encoding protease HtpX (metalloprotease), with amino-acid sequence MGLVKLRLTIAATLAVLIGLSTLFFSVLLTLLGGFSTYSMLAMVVGFNLLQWLIAPYLIGLMYRVKELPESSNPKLHAYVRRIAESTRIKMPKLMISSLSIPNAFAYGSPLSGNRVAVTQGLLDTLEEEEVEAVLGHELGHLKHRDVQVMMFASVLPSIFYYIGYSFMWSSMLGGNRRNNNSGAVILIAIGSMVIYFVLSLVVMGLSRLREYYADTHAVKHVNDGARKLSEALAKISTFSQRSRMPAKSIHVAGFKTLLFSDPDTSHRDATEIGISRYRTSDQMLVEQVASRRFTTADRILELFSTHPHTAKRIKTLRDLDAKIQ; translated from the coding sequence ATGGGACTAGTTAAACTAAGACTCACTATAGCGGCAACGCTGGCAGTACTTATAGGGCTTTCCACGCTCTTCTTCAGCGTGCTATTGACCTTGCTGGGAGGTTTTAGTACGTACTCAATGTTGGCAATGGTCGTAGGGTTCAATTTGTTGCAGTGGTTGATAGCTCCATATCTTATCGGCCTGATGTACAGGGTAAAGGAGCTTCCAGAGTCGAGTAATCCAAAACTCCATGCATATGTTAGAAGAATTGCTGAAAGCACAAGGATAAAGATGCCAAAACTGATGATCTCAAGCCTCAGCATTCCTAATGCTTTTGCATATGGCTCCCCTCTATCTGGTAACAGAGTAGCTGTCACGCAGGGGCTCTTGGACACGCTAGAAGAGGAAGAGGTGGAAGCTGTGTTAGGTCACGAACTAGGGCATTTAAAACACAGAGATGTGCAGGTGATGATGTTCGCCTCAGTCCTTCCATCAATATTCTACTACATCGGGTATTCATTCATGTGGTCGAGCATGCTTGGTGGTAACAGAAGGAACAACAATAGCGGAGCAGTAATCCTCATTGCTATAGGTTCTATGGTGATATATTTTGTTCTGAGCTTGGTGGTCATGGGGCTTTCGAGGCTGAGGGAATATTATGCAGACACACACGCTGTGAAGCATGTTAATGATGGAGCGCGGAAGCTCTCTGAAGCATTGGCAAAGATTTCTACCTTTTCTCAGCGATCTAGAATGCCTGCAAAGTCTATACATGTAGCAGGATTCAAGACACTGCTCTTCAGCGATCCAGATACATCGCACAGAGATGCAACAGAGATAGGCATCTCTAGATACAGAACATCTGATCAAATGCTGGTGGAGCAAGTAGCATCAAGGAGATTCACAACTGCCGATAGAATCCTTGAACTCTTTTCAACGCACCCTCACACTGCAAAAAGGATAAAAACACTACGCGATTTAGACGCGAAAATACAATAA